The following are from one region of the Stanieria sp. NIES-3757 genome:
- a CDS encoding Ferritin Dps family protein — protein sequence MVSTASKQKLYSSRIDLATEVREKVVELLNKSLAATLDLKTQVKQAHWNVKGTDFYQLHELFDELAGELEGYVDMVAERATALGGIALGTARVAAAESILPEYPLDAVGGIEHITALADRYAAYAKHVREAIDSTDSLGDADTADMYTEISRTIDMRLWFLEAHLVK from the coding sequence ATGGTTTCTACAGCTTCTAAACAAAAACTCTATTCTTCTCGCATTGATTTAGCTACTGAAGTACGAGAAAAAGTAGTTGAACTGTTAAATAAGAGTTTGGCTGCTACTTTAGACCTCAAAACCCAAGTCAAACAAGCACACTGGAACGTCAAAGGAACAGATTTTTATCAGTTGCACGAACTGTTTGACGAATTAGCAGGAGAATTGGAAGGATATGTCGATATGGTAGCAGAAAGAGCTACAGCCCTTGGTGGAATAGCTTTAGGAACAGCCCGTGTGGCAGCAGCAGAATCAATTTTACCTGAATATCCGCTCGATGCAGTAGGAGGAATCGAACATATTACTGCTCTAGCAGATCGTTATGCAGCTTATGCTAAACACGTTCGAGAAGCAATTGATAGTACTGATAGCTTAGGCGATGCAGATACGGCAGATATGTATACTGAAATTTCTCGTACTATTGATATGCGTCTTTGGTTCTTAGAAGCCCATCTAGTTAAATAA
- a CDS encoding zinc/iron permease: protein MGTIYLGFVASLLAGLGTAIGALPILFTARLKKQWQGILLGLGGGVMLAATTFSLIVPGTEAAISQGYSQKTAALIISIGIIVGAGLLWWIHNHFPHEHFFKGQEGPITSNFQRIWLFIIAITLHNFPEGLAVGVGFGEGNISSGLPLAVGIGLQNMPEGLVVALALRKLQYSVAYAFGISLLTGLVEPIGGVVGATIVSFGQAFLPWAMAAAAGAMLFVIVDEIIPEVDRESIAQEGTLGIMVGFVAMMFLDIAFG, encoded by the coding sequence ATGGGAACAATTTATTTAGGTTTTGTTGCTAGTTTACTAGCAGGTTTAGGTACAGCAATAGGTGCGTTACCAATTTTATTCACTGCTCGTCTCAAAAAACAATGGCAAGGAATACTATTAGGATTAGGCGGTGGTGTCATGCTAGCAGCAACAACCTTTTCCCTAATTGTTCCTGGTACAGAAGCAGCGATCTCACAAGGTTATTCTCAAAAAACCGCTGCCCTAATTATAAGCATTGGTATTATTGTGGGTGCAGGATTATTATGGTGGATTCATAACCATTTTCCCCACGAGCATTTTTTTAAAGGACAAGAAGGTCCAATTACTAGTAATTTTCAACGCATTTGGTTATTTATTATTGCAATTACCTTACACAATTTTCCCGAAGGATTAGCGGTAGGAGTAGGCTTCGGAGAAGGCAATATCAGTAGTGGTTTACCGCTAGCAGTAGGAATAGGTTTACAAAATATGCCCGAAGGTTTGGTAGTTGCTTTAGCATTAAGGAAATTACAGTATTCAGTTGCTTATGCTTTTGGTATTTCTCTGTTAACAGGCTTAGTCGAACCAATCGGTGGTGTAGTAGGAGCAACAATTGTCAGTTTTGGTCAAGCTTTTTTACCTTGGGCAATGGCAGCAGCAGCAGGAGCGATGTTATTTGTCATTGTTGATGAAATCATCCCCGAAGTAGATCGTGAAAGTATTGCTCAGGAAGGTACGCTAGGAATTATGGTTGGCTTTGTTGCCATGATGTTTTTAGATATTGCTTTTGGATAG
- a CDS encoding peroxiredoxin: MRDRVPNVVFKTRVRDESVEGPNPYRWQDRTTEEIFGGKRIVLFALPGAFTPTCSSTHLPRYEELYDDIKAQGVDEVICLSVNDAFVMFQWGKQQGAKRVLLLPDGSGEFTRKMGMLVDKSNLGFGLRSWRYSMVVDDGKIEKMFIEADFGDNCPTDPFEVSDADTMLAYLKGTEK; encoded by the coding sequence ATGAGAGACAGAGTTCCTAACGTAGTATTTAAAACTAGAGTCCGCGATGAATCCGTAGAAGGACCAAACCCTTACCGTTGGCAAGATAGAACCACAGAAGAGATTTTTGGCGGAAAAAGAATAGTTTTATTTGCACTACCAGGGGCATTTACTCCTACTTGTTCATCAACCCATTTACCTCGTTACGAAGAATTGTACGATGATATTAAAGCGCAAGGTGTAGACGAAGTCATCTGTCTTTCGGTCAATGATGCGTTTGTAATGTTCCAGTGGGGTAAGCAACAAGGAGCCAAAAGAGTATTATTACTTCCCGATGGCAGTGGCGAATTTACTCGAAAAATGGGGATGTTAGTAGATAAATCTAATCTTGGTTTTGGATTACGTTCTTGGCGTTATTCAATGGTAGTAGACGACGGCAAGATTGAGAAAATGTTTATCGAAGCGGATTTTGGCGATAATTGTCCTACCGATCCTTTTGAAGTTTCTGATGCTGATACGATGTTGGCGTATTTAAAAGGAACAGAAAAATAA
- a CDS encoding serine/threonine kinase: MKSKVLKNRYHLLKTLSISNFSQTVLARDTYITSKPQLCVIKKLVVIDKHNTQLLEKIKLLFEQEAEILKTLSGNNRQIPQFYDYFVEADNYYLVQEWIQGITLQQKLQQQEKIPQEEVKNILVNFLPVLNYIHKQGIIHRDLKPSNIILRNSDRLPVLIDFGVAHQVTPQVENSKQLDFSRVGTPGYMSLEQAMGQADFSSDLYSLGLTAIHLLTGKEPLDLKFDLHSEEIFWHQEASNFDRNLAEVINRAINSDPSKRFSSAKEMLAALQSSSSLSPKFFSNTINTISQPEKKNQTIQKSSFIKSNKLLSRVLIIGLKVAIVMLGLSAFLPKPTHQPTELSVSLLSSPIELPLVVSSTSFEAEITRKTNDLSDLPIFIPGTSEERVLQTLGEPIWRKQGYWTNSIAWSYENVVSEGVDLGYLFDTQTKKLRQTEIAVPASANLESLQQILTGFLGGSTPATVSQGLKQVYFRQKNQQLFTVGNLEGIIERNQEDRIYIGVWEVDFH, from the coding sequence ATGAAAAGTAAAGTTTTAAAGAATCGCTATCATCTTTTAAAAACCTTAAGTATAAGTAATTTTAGTCAAACTGTTTTAGCAAGAGACACTTATATAACTTCAAAACCCCAACTATGTGTAATCAAAAAGTTAGTAGTAATTGACAAGCATAATACTCAATTACTTGAGAAGATAAAGTTGCTATTTGAACAAGAAGCAGAAATTTTAAAAACATTAAGCGGAAACAATCGACAAATTCCGCAATTTTATGACTATTTTGTAGAGGCAGACAATTATTATTTAGTACAAGAATGGATTCAAGGAATAACGCTACAGCAAAAGTTACAACAGCAAGAAAAAATACCACAAGAAGAGGTAAAAAATATTTTGGTAAATTTTTTACCTGTGCTGAATTATATTCATAAACAGGGTATTATTCACCGCGATCTTAAACCAAGTAACATTATCCTACGTAATAGCGATCGCTTGCCAGTACTGATTGATTTTGGTGTTGCTCACCAGGTAACTCCTCAAGTAGAAAACAGCAAACAGCTTGATTTTTCTAGAGTAGGTACTCCTGGTTATATGTCTTTAGAACAGGCAATGGGACAAGCAGATTTTAGCAGTGATCTTTATAGCCTAGGTTTAACGGCAATTCATCTACTGACAGGGAAAGAACCTCTAGATTTAAAGTTTGATTTACATAGTGAAGAAATTTTTTGGCATCAAGAAGCAAGTAATTTTGATCGGAATTTAGCTGAGGTAATCAACCGTGCTATCAATTCCGATCCCAGTAAACGCTTTTCTTCGGCAAAAGAGATGCTAGCAGCATTACAAAGTTCATCGTCATTAAGTCCAAAATTTTTTAGCAACACAATTAATACTATTTCTCAACCAGAGAAGAAAAATCAAACCATACAAAAATCTTCTTTTATAAAATCGAACAAGCTGCTGTCTAGAGTTTTAATTATTGGATTAAAAGTTGCAATTGTTATGTTGGGTTTAAGTGCTTTTTTACCAAAACCAACTCATCAACCAACAGAATTATCAGTTTCGTTGTTATCTTCACCAATTGAGTTGCCTCTTGTTGTATCTTCTACTAGTTTTGAAGCCGAAATAACCCGAAAAACAAATGATTTAAGCGATTTACCTATTTTTATTCCTGGAACTTCAGAAGAGCGAGTTTTACAAACTTTAGGAGAACCAATCTGGCGTAAACAAGGATATTGGACAAATAGTATTGCTTGGTCATACGAAAATGTTGTGTCTGAGGGTGTAGATTTAGGATATTTATTTGATACTCAGACAAAAAAATTGCGTCAAACGGAAATTGCTGTTCCTGCCTCAGCTAATTTAGAAAGTCTGCAACAAATTTTAACTGGGTTTTTGGGAGGTAGCACTCCAGCTACAGTTAGTCAGGGATTAAAACAAGTTTATTTTCGCCAAAAAAATCAGCAATTATTTACGGTAGGTAACTTAGAAGGAATAATTGAACGTAATCAAGAAGATCGCATTTATATTGGAGTTTGGGAAGTAGATTTTCATTAA
- a CDS encoding transposase, IS4 family protein — MLDINRVLKEDRLLRALTGLNRKAFGELSQGFEIILNQEAIAKSQKHRKRAVGGGRKARLQRVEEKLFFILFYFKCYPTFDVAGVLFDLHRSRAHRWMLRLQPLLEKVLGKKMVLPKRKLESIDEFIVRFPYAKEVMIDGTERPIQRPKDQEKQKSHYSGKKKCHTRKHLVMTDQDKRVLVLTKAREGKLHDKRQLNEEKLVDFVPDELPIHVDLGFQGLQKEFVNIKIPDKKPRGKELTEEQKQSNREKSSERVKCEHTISGIKRYKAAATVYRNHIRDLDDRFMLTAAGLWNFYLMAA, encoded by the coding sequence ATGTTGGACATCAATCGGGTGCTGAAAGAAGACCGCCTGCTCAGGGCATTGACAGGATTAAACCGTAAAGCATTCGGCGAATTGTCGCAAGGCTTTGAAATTATACTTAACCAAGAGGCGATCGCCAAAAGCCAAAAGCATCGAAAACGAGCGGTGGGTGGAGGGAGAAAGGCGCGATTGCAGAGAGTAGAAGAGAAACTATTTTTCATATTGTTCTACTTCAAGTGCTATCCTACCTTTGATGTGGCAGGAGTGCTGTTTGACCTACACCGCAGTCGGGCACACCGTTGGATGTTAAGACTGCAACCATTGCTCGAAAAGGTCTTGGGAAAGAAAATGGTCTTACCAAAACGCAAATTGGAAAGTATTGATGAGTTTATTGTTCGTTTTCCATATGCCAAAGAAGTGATGATTGATGGGACAGAGCGTCCCATTCAACGTCCCAAAGACCAAGAGAAACAGAAAAGTCATTATTCGGGTAAAAAAAAGTGCCATACTCGTAAACACCTAGTGATGACAGACCAAGATAAACGGGTGCTAGTGCTAACAAAGGCAAGAGAAGGTAAGCTTCATGATAAAAGACAGTTGAATGAGGAAAAATTGGTCGATTTTGTTCCAGATGAACTTCCAATTCATGTGGATTTAGGCTTTCAGGGATTACAAAAAGAATTTGTCAATATTAAAATTCCAGATAAAAAGCCCAGAGGCAAAGAACTGACAGAAGAACAAAAACAGTCCAACCGAGAAAAAAGCAGCGAGCGGGTTAAATGTGAACACACCATATCAGGTATTAAGAGATACAAAGCTGCTGCTACAGTATACAGAAATCACATTCGTGATTTGGATGATCGCTTCATGCTGACTGCTGCGGGTCTCTGGAATTTCTACTTGATGGCTGCATAA
- a CDS encoding glutaredoxin, translated as MANCYSTLLSDKSIGISGGISVFKAVYIDKLALNCACVGGNSKAPLGIVSFTENAIMAIMGAALIFSATTGEAESVKIKEAEPNAIVQLQDASR; from the coding sequence GTGGCTAATTGTTACTCTACCTTATTAAGCGACAAGTCTATTGGTATTAGTGGTGGCATATCGGTATTTAAAGCCGTTTATATTGACAAGCTAGCCCTTAACTGTGCCTGTGTTGGGGGAAATTCTAAAGCACCTTTAGGAATTGTCAGCTTTACCGAGAATGCGATTATGGCAATTATGGGCGCAGCACTTATTTTTTCTGCGACTACAGGAGAAGCTGAATCGGTAAAAATAAAAGAAGCCGAACCCAACGCGATCGTTCAGTTGCAAGATGCAAGTAGATAG
- a CDS encoding transcriptional regulator, MerR family, translating into MNQINFLKIGELAKQTGVAVGTLRYYSDLGLLLPSLRGDNGYRYYSQDANSQVKFIKKAQALGFTFRRNQTIS; encoded by the coding sequence ATGAATCAAATAAATTTTTTAAAAATTGGTGAATTAGCCAAACAAACAGGTGTTGCAGTGGGAACTTTACGTTATTACAGCGATTTAGGGCTTTTACTCCCTTCCTTACGGGGAGACAATGGTTATCGCTACTACAGTCAAGATGCTAATTCTCAGGTAAAATTCATTAAAAAAGCTCAGGCTTTGGGATTTACTTTTAGAAGAAATCAAACAATTTCTTGA
- a CDS encoding MerR family transcriptional regulator, producing the protein MTLFKAELEEYRTAWTNNLYPKSNSQEVCPLISSVSLH; encoded by the coding sequence ATGACTTTATTTAAAGCCGAATTGGAAGAGTATCGCACTGCTTGGACAAATAATCTCTATCCCAAATCTAATTCTCAAGAAGTCTGTCCTTTAATTTCCAGTGTTTCTTTACATTAG